Proteins from a genomic interval of Rattus norvegicus strain BN/NHsdMcwi chromosome 3 unlocalized genomic scaffold, GRCr8 chr3_unlocalized_3, whole genome shotgun sequence:
- the LOC134484539 gene encoding Y-linked testis-specific protein 1-like, giving the protein MVGRAVEHKFEGKHGSKDNWRGVVPSQVPIRKDWFYITYEKDPVLYIYELLDDYAEGNLRIIPETPPAEVKSDVDSDILTGQCVQFTRSDGSKKIGKVIYQVPAKPSMYFIKFDGDVHIYVYNLMEKIR; this is encoded by the coding sequence atggttggccgagctgtggagcataaatttgagggtaaacatggctctaaggacaactggaggggggtggtcccatcccaggtgccgatcaggaaggactggttttacatcacctacgagaaagatccagtcctatacatctacgagctcctggatgattacgcagaaggtaacctccgtatcattccagagactcctccagcagaggtgaagtcagatgttgacagcgacatcttaacaggtcagtgtgtgcagttcaccagaagcgacgggtccaaaaagattggcaaagtcatttaccaagtccCAGCTAAGCCTtccatgtacttcatcaagtttgatggcgacgtccacatctatgtctataatctgatggaaaagatccgttaa